Proteins co-encoded in one Montipora capricornis isolate CH-2021 chromosome 12, ASM3666992v2, whole genome shotgun sequence genomic window:
- the LOC138025241 gene encoding uncharacterized protein — protein sequence MKFSVKPTEREKTPLGNKPTYDGWIIIHKDGVVLSAHCPCIGGSDGACRHIGAALIELEDTLRQNTVVTCTGEKCAWKRRKRTHNEATNLEDMTFTKPEIGKKKKKAVKPSTRNYDPRPKKAVNNENLVSQFRELLINTVPSAVGLHILPDHGLNEATEAIDEITEQTSTNGAPLTSIHGNPFSQEQPFTLDCISPFKTHPPSVDEIMQKGQGIKRKLNFNESEIDFIEKKTRLQSQQSDWFLYRKGRITASKCKRVASLKPTTSPSKTIKELLVNNTPQSTAMLQGLQNEDNIAEAFINKMDTVEGKKGVTITKCGLFVSKTHGFLGASPDGIITDPEETTPGVAEFKYIQVKPDETLTDVLLRQHICSKVQHNNAKTIQLNKNHKYYFQLYQQMFVTGYHWKKVTFTEAFWSPILNKVENFFDKFFVYELAYPRIQLGLERFHY from the exons ATGAAATTCTCTGTTAAACCTACTGAACGAGAGAAAACACCATTAGGAAACAAGCCGACATATGATGGTTGGATAATCATACATAAGGATGGTGTTGTTCTCTCTGCACACTGCCCTTGCATTGGCGG CTCTGATGGGGCTTGCCGTCACATCGGGGCGGCACTCATCGAACTTGAAGACACTCTTCGACAAAATACAGTGGTCACTTGCACTGGCGAGAAATGTGcgtggaaaagaagaaaaaggacaCACAATGAAGCTACTAATTTAGAAGACATGACCTTTACCAAACCTGAGAttggcaagaaaaagaaaaaggcagTGAAGCCTTCAACCAGGAATTATGATCCACGCCCCAAAAAAGCTGTAAACAATGAGAATCTAGTTTCACAGTTCAGAGAACTGCTTATTAATACAGTTCCTTCAGCAGTAGGTCTTCATATATTACCTGACCATGGATTGAATGAAGCAACCGAAGCCATTGACGAAATTACAGAACAAACTAGCACAAATGGTGCTCCTTTGACAAGTATTCATGGTAACCCATTTAGCCAAGAACAGCCATTTACTTTAGACTGTATATCGCCTTTCAAAACTCACCCCCCAAGTGTTGATGAAATTATGCAAAAGGGACAGGGAATAAAGAGAAAACTGAACTTCAATGAAAGTGAGATTGActttattgaaaagaaaacaagacttCAAAGTCAACAATCTGACTGGTTTTTGTACCGGAAAGGTAGAATAACAGCATCTAAATGTAAACGAGTGGCAAGCCTTAAACCAACAACTTCCCCATCCAAAACAATCAAGGAATTATTGGTGAACAATACCCCCCAGTCCACTGCAATGCTGCAGGGGCTACAAAACGAAGATAACATTGCAGAAGCTTTTATTAACAAGATGGATACTGTGGAGGGGAAGAAGGGAGTCACTATCACAAAATGTGGTCTTTTTGTAAGCAAAACCCATGGGTTTTTAGGAGCAAGCCCAGATGGCATTATTACTGATCCAGAGGAAACCACCCCTGGTGTTGCTGAGTTTAAGTACATACAAGTTAAGCCTGATGAAACTCTAACAGATGTCCTTTTAAGGCAACATATATGTTCAAAGGTGCAACACAACAATGCTAAAACCATTCAGCTAAACAAAAACCACAAATATTATTTCCAGTTGTAccagcaaatgtttgtaactggATATCACTGGAAAAAAGTGACATTTACAGAGGCGTTCTGGTCTCCTATTCTTAATAAAGTGGAAAACTTTTTTGACAAATTCTTTGTCTATGAACTTGCTTACCCAAGAATTCAACTTGGACTTGAACGTTTTCACTACTAG
- the LOC138025237 gene encoding uncharacterized protein, with product MPKHHCCAYKCSNSEAKKKQPDIYPEFSDVTFHCFPPDNEKTQYAPGMNERERRRRWIVACRLESLSVTRHTRICSKHFEGGLGPTKANPIPTIFDFPKHLQPKKVKQRQDPEDRRLKGVMNASMRSATQKQSRPRPSQSKASASLNLREPTLYQENQLKHNESRMGEQISDQEMLFASSELAHNESVVDNEIDDRDLLLVKSQPELSVNPTKFKDDLLYHDEAVQTDLTADQVSKMEQAHFKLNEQRNELKRELFMEDVQRDDDSVKFYTGLPSLSCLLMLFNFLKPIANGMKYWDGKNKTRTEKYQENTDKGKPGRKRQLPLFAEFVMVLVRLRLGLLQKQISDIFCISQPSVSKIFTTWITLLYHVFKHVLVRWPSKQLIKKYLPKCFSKYPRTRVIIDCTEIKVEKPSAPSSQKVTWSDYKSHNTFKLLVGITPSGAFSFISDLYSGAISDRAITIKSGLLEQLEPMDDVMADRGFNLRDLITKKKATLNIPPFAKGKQLSTKACTRTRRIASLRMHVERAIQRMKKFRLLQGVIPISIAAVANQVVFVCAALCNFLKPLVKK from the exons ATGCCCAAACATCATTGTTGTGCGTACAAGTGTTCCAACAGCGAAGCAAAGAAAAAGCAACCGGACATATATCCCGAATTTTCAGATgttactttccactgttttCCACCAGATAACGAAAAAACACAATACGCTCCTGGAATGAATGAGCGGGAGAGACGTCGAAGGTGGATTGTAGCATGTCGACTGGAAAGCTTAAGCGTCACAAGGCATACTCGGATATGCTCTAAGCACTTTGAAGGAGGCTTAGGGCCCACTAAGGCAAACCCTATTCCTACTATATTTGATTTTCCTAAACACCTCCAGccgaaaaaagtaaaacaacgcCAGGATCCGGAGGACAGACGATTGAAAGGCGTGATGAATGCTTCTATGAGAAGCGCAACTCAAAAGCAAAGCAGACCTCGACCTAGCCAATCGAAGGCAAGCGCTAGTTTGAATCTCCGGGAACCGACTTTGTACCAAGAAAATCAGTTGAAACACAATGAAAGTAGAATGGGTGAGCAAATCAGTGATCAGGAGATGTTGTTTGCATCATCTGAGTTAGCTCACAATGAAAGTGTTGTGGATAATGAAATCGATGATCGCGATTTGTTGCTTGTAAAATCTCAACCAGAACTCAGCGTGAATCCTACGAAGTTTAAGGACGATTTATTATATCACGATGAAGCTGTCCAAACAGATTTAACGGCTGATCAAGTCAGCAAAATGGAGCAGGCTcactttaaattaaatgaaCAGCGAAATGAATTAAAAAGGGAACTATTTATGGAGGACGTGCAACGAGACGATGATTCAGTCAAGTTTTACACTGGCTTGCCTTCACTTTCATGTCTTCTCATGTTATTTAATTTCCTGAAGCCTATTGCAAATGGCATGAAGTACTGGGATGGAAAGAACAAGACACGAACGGAGAAATATCAG gaGAACACGGACAAGGGTAAACCTGGCCGGAAGAGACAGCTCCCTTTATTTGCTGAGTTTGTGATGGTACTGGTTCGCCTTCGATTGGGTTTGTTGCAGAAACAAATTTCAGATATATTTTGCATTTCCCAGCCATCAGTTTCAAAGATTTTTACAACGTGgataactttattatatcaTGTGTTCAAACACGTGCTTGTAAGGTGGCCATCTAAACAGCTTATCAAAAAGTATTTACCAAAATGCTTTTCCAAGTATCCAAGAACACGTGTTATTATTGATTGCACAGAAATAAAGGTTGAGAAACCCAGTGCTCCCTCTTCCCAAAAAGTCACTTGGAGTGATTACAAAAGCCACAATACATTCAAACTACTTGTTGGAATTACTCCTTCGGGAGCATTTAGTTTTATCTCTGACCTTTACTCTGGTGCAATATCTGACCGTGCAATAACTATCAAGTCAGGGTTACTAGAACAGTTAGAGCCCATGGATGATGTCATGGCTGATCGAGGATTTAACTTGAGAGACCTCATTACCAAGAAAAAGGCAACATTAAACATACCCCCATTTGCCAAGGGAAAGCAGTTGTCAACTAAAGCGTGTACTAGAACAAGACGGATAGCTTCTCTAAGAATGCATGTGGAGAGAGCTATCCAGCGAATGAAAAAATTCAGGTTATTACAGGGGGTCATTCCTATTAGCATAGCTGCAGTGGCTAATCAGGTTGTATTTGTGTGTGCTGCTCTTTGCAATTTTCTAAAACCACTTGTGAAAAAGTAA